A stretch of the Terriglobales bacterium genome encodes the following:
- the nadC gene encoding carboxylating nicotinate-nucleotide diphosphorylase: MDWHSRRIAAILESALKEDSATRDATSYACIDPRQRATATILAKQECVLSGQGAIEGILDAFARLDGTVTAHPEVTSHPEIFDGVRLHKGQSIAVIQHNARVILSCERVILNVLQRLSGIATLTRKFVDAVAGTHARILDTRKTVPGLRVLDKYAVRCGGGQNHRLDLSDGVLIKNNHIALAGGIARALELAHHNRRGDQPLEIEVRSLAELEEALAHGAEAVLLDNMAAEDVKKAVERVRAHTRRVPVECSGGINLENVRAYAETGVDYISVGALTHSPPAVDLSMRMVPA, translated from the coding sequence ATGGACTGGCACAGCCGGCGCATCGCCGCCATCCTGGAAAGCGCGCTCAAGGAAGACAGCGCCACGCGCGATGCCACCTCGTACGCCTGCATCGATCCGCGGCAGCGCGCCACCGCCACCATCCTGGCCAAGCAGGAGTGCGTGCTCTCCGGGCAGGGCGCCATCGAGGGCATCCTCGACGCCTTCGCCCGCCTGGACGGCACCGTGACCGCGCATCCCGAGGTCACCAGCCATCCCGAGATCTTCGACGGGGTGCGCCTGCACAAGGGGCAGAGCATCGCGGTCATCCAGCACAACGCCCGCGTCATCCTCTCCTGCGAGCGGGTGATCCTGAACGTGCTACAGCGGCTGAGCGGCATCGCCACGCTCACGCGCAAGTTCGTGGACGCGGTCGCGGGCACGCACGCGCGCATCCTGGACACGCGCAAGACCGTCCCCGGGCTGCGTGTGCTCGACAAGTACGCGGTGCGCTGCGGCGGCGGACAGAACCACCGCCTCGACCTCTCCGACGGCGTGCTCATCAAGAACAACCACATCGCGCTGGCCGGCGGCATCGCGCGCGCCCTGGAGCTCGCTCATCACAACCGCCGCGGCGATCAGCCCCTGGAGATCGAGGTGCGCTCGCTGGCGGAACTCGAAGAGGCGCTGGCCCACGGCGCCGAGGCCGTCCTGCTCGACAACATGGCGGCCGAGGACGTGAAGAAGGCGGTGGAGCGCGTGCGCGCCCACACTCGCCGCGTCCCGGTGGAGTGCTCCGGCGGCATCAACCTGGAGAACGTGCGCGCCTACGCCGAGACCGGGGTGGACTACATCTCCGTGGGCGCGCTCACGCACTCGCCCCCGGCGGTGGACCTGTCGATGCGCATGGTGCCGGCGTAG